A single region of the Triticum dicoccoides isolate Atlit2015 ecotype Zavitan chromosome 2B, WEW_v2.0, whole genome shotgun sequence genome encodes:
- the LOC119368561 gene encoding WAT1-related protein At5g64700-like: MEVNGKKPYVIAVIIQVIATGMLVTSKAAYNQGFNTYVFVFYRQAAASLLLLPLAIVLERKNMRLMSFQLLMKLFLYALLGTTFSLNLYNVSLKLTSATVGSATSNSMPVVTFFIALLLRMEVVKLRSPSGMAKVAGVGLCLAGVLVIAFYVGPSLDPVNHHRAFAVANGEAGAKRGTWILGTLLMVLVNVTWSLWIVLQAALLKEFPHKLLVTATQCVFSAAQCLVVAAVAERDFSRWQLGFDVTLVAVLYTGFVVTGVSYYLQAWCADMRGPVFLAVWNPLCFVFTIFCSSFFLGEIVHLGSILGGILLVGGLYSVLWGKSKENRTGPCGEPIMMIHGVGDREICR, translated from the exons ATGGAGGTGAATGGCAAGAAGCCGTACGTCATCGCGGTGATCATACAGGTCATCGCCACCGGCATGCTCGTCACCTCCAAGGCGGCGTACAACCAGGGGTTCAACACCTACGTCTTCGTCTTCTACCGCCAGGCGGCCGCGTCTCTTCTCTTGCTGCCTCTTGCCATTGTCCTCGAAAG GAAAAACATGCGGTTAATGTCGTTCCAGTTGCTAATGAAGCTGTTCCTCTATGCCTTACTCGG GACTACATTTAGCTTGAATCTGTACAATGTGAGCCTCAAGTTAACATCTGCAACCGTGGGGTCTGCAACCAGCAACTCCATGCCCGTGGTCACCTTCTTCATAGCGCTACTGCTGAG GATGGAAGTGGTGAAGCTGAGGAGCCCCTCGGGAATGGCCAAGGTGGCCGGCGTCGGGCTCTGCCTCGCCGGGGTGCTCGTCATCGCCTtctacgtgggtccgtccctggacCCGGTGAACCATCACCGCGCCTTTGCTGTTGCAAACGGAGAGGCTGGTGCGAAGAGGGGGACGTGGATCCTGGGCACGTTGCTCATGGTGCTCGTCAACGTGACGTGGTCCCTGTGGATCGTCCTGCAGGCCGCGCTGCTCAAGGAGTTCCCCCACAAGCTGCTCGTCACGGCGACGCAGTGCGTCTTCAGCGCGGCGCAGTGCTTAGTCGTCGCGGCGGTCGCCGAGAGGGACTTCTCCAGGTGGCAGCTGGGGTTCGACGTCACATTGGTCGCCGTCCTCTACACC GGGTTTGTGGTGACGGGAGTGTCGTACTACCTGCAAGCATGGTGCGCCGACATGAGAGGGCCGGTGTTCCTCGCCGTGTGGAACCCGCTCTGCTTCGTCTTCACCATTttctgctcctccttcttcctcgggGAGATTGTTCACCTCGGCAG TATCTTGGGTGGAATTCTTCTCGTTGGAGGTCTGTACAGCGTGCTGTGGGGTAAAAGCAAGGAGAATCGGACTGGGCCATGTGGCGAGCCGATTATGATGATCCATGGCGTGGGTGACAGGGAAATCTGCAGATGA